From a region of the Deinococcus detaillensis genome:
- a CDS encoding enolase C-terminal domain-like protein yields MTHLEVGGPKIVRLEAIPYRLPLHGVLAWGAHSRLSAAEHVLVRVHLDDGTLGEAEAPPRPTIYGETVASIVGILSHLEAALVGLSIDDEAALNAARNSVAQNLTARGALDMALWDARQKARGQSLFDALLGPSTLVRASFILGIAAPTEMLDEARRVVEQGVRVLKVKVGRQHARDLEVIEALRFEFGSEVQLYADSNETLTPEIAPAALAAMREAGLTYVEEPLPVRQIRARAQLKSSGALPLVADDSCFTPLDLERELDFDTFDILNIKTARNGFTDGLAMLRRAQQAGKSVMIGSQASSGLGTLHAALLSTQDGVTEPCELSFVLKLQSDLLNLPIEFKDGWLDVAALREHQVDEEKLRAARV; encoded by the coding sequence ATGACCCATTTGGAGGTGGGCGGCCCCAAGATCGTGCGGCTGGAAGCCATTCCCTACCGCTTGCCGCTGCACGGGGTGCTGGCGTGGGGCGCACACAGCCGCCTGAGCGCCGCCGAACACGTCTTGGTGCGGGTGCACCTCGATGACGGCACGCTGGGTGAGGCCGAAGCGCCGCCGCGCCCGACTATTTACGGCGAAACGGTGGCCAGCATCGTGGGCATTCTGAGCCACCTTGAAGCCGCATTGGTGGGCCTGAGCATCGACGACGAAGCCGCGCTGAACGCCGCCCGCAACAGCGTGGCCCAAAACCTGACGGCACGCGGAGCGCTGGACATGGCGCTGTGGGACGCCCGCCAGAAGGCGCGGGGGCAAAGCCTCTTTGACGCGCTGCTGGGGCCAAGTACCTTGGTGCGGGCCTCGTTTATTCTGGGCATCGCCGCGCCCACCGAGATGCTGGATGAAGCCCGCCGGGTGGTGGAGCAGGGTGTGCGGGTGCTGAAAGTCAAAGTGGGCCGCCAGCACGCCCGCGACTTGGAGGTGATCGAAGCGCTGCGCTTTGAATTCGGCAGTGAAGTTCAGCTCTACGCCGACAGCAACGAAACCCTGACGCCCGAAATCGCGCCCGCCGCCCTCGCCGCCATGCGCGAAGCGGGATTGACGTACGTGGAAGAACCGCTACCGGTGCGCCAGATTCGCGCCCGCGCCCAGCTCAAATCGAGCGGGGCGCTGCCGCTGGTGGCCGACGATTCGTGCTTTACGCCCTTAGATTTGGAGCGCGAGCTGGACTTCGACACCTTCGACATTCTGAACATCAAAACCGCCCGCAACGGCTTTACCGACGGGCTGGCAATGCTGCGCCGCGCTCAGCAGGCCGGCAAGAGCGTGATGATCGGCTCGCAGGCCAGCAGCGGCCTCGGCACGCTCCACGCCGCGCTGCTCAGCACCCAGGACGGCGTGACCGAGCCGTGCGAGCTGAGTTTTGTGCTCAAGCTCCAAAGCGACTTGCTCAACTTGCCGATTGAATTTAAGGACGGCTGGCTGGACGTGGCCGCGCTGAGAGAGCATCAGGTGGACGAGGAGAAGTTGCGGGCAGCGCGTGTATGA
- a CDS encoding AAA family ATPase — translation MTLPFSSPALSGLWLPHQTPPAGAEPLSALPLTLLVGVTGVGKSTALSALSATGLRVLPDRREVTDAVMIEPLAGHAVTDRQERFALTARYRQTHPGGMAQALGTLRALPEEGERLVFDGLRGLDEVRYAAEAFAAWRFIHLHAPDPLRVRRLLGRGDAFDAVKPEAVSHDLSSELAALRGAAQVFTPAELSKLAALQSQGHAPADILAKTKIVLSERQNYDPAAAHAFLLTLPPERVLDLDTAALAPSEVARRVEHWL, via the coding sequence ATGACGTTGCCTTTTTCCTCGCCGGCCCTCAGTGGACTGTGGCTGCCCCACCAAACGCCGCCTGCCGGAGCCGAGCCGCTCTCCGCTTTGCCGCTGACCCTCCTGGTGGGCGTGACGGGGGTGGGCAAAAGCACCGCCCTGAGCGCCCTGAGCGCGACAGGGCTGCGGGTACTGCCTGACCGCCGCGAAGTCACCGACGCGGTGATGATCGAGCCGCTGGCGGGCCACGCCGTGACCGACAGGCAAGAGCGCTTTGCCCTGACCGCCCGCTACCGCCAAACCCACCCCGGCGGCATGGCGCAGGCCCTCGGCACGCTGCGGGCTTTGCCGGAAGAGGGAGAGCGCTTGGTGTTTGACGGTCTGCGGGGCCTAGACGAAGTGCGCTACGCCGCTGAGGCGTTTGCAGCGTGGCGCTTTATTCACCTGCACGCGCCCGACCCCCTGCGGGTGCGCCGACTGCTCGGGCGGGGCGACGCTTTCGACGCGGTGAAACCAGAAGCGGTCAGCCATGATCTCAGCAGCGAACTGGCAGCCCTCAGGGGCGCGGCTCAGGTGTTCACGCCCGCCGAACTCAGCAAACTCGCCGCCTTGCAAAGTCAGGGCCACGCCCCAGCCGACATTCTGGCCAAAACCAAAATCGTGCTGAGCGAGCGCCAAAACTATGATCCAGCAGCCGCCCACGCCTTTTTACTGACGCTGCCGCCTGAGCGGGTACTCGACCTCGATACGGCGGCGCTGGCCCCAAGTGAAGTGGCGCGGCGCGTGGAGCATTGGCTATGA
- a CDS encoding PRC-barrel domain-containing protein → MIKGKDLVGRSVVSLSSGHQIDKVHDLVFDHDANQILALLVDEGGWFRAAKVVPFEAVRSIGEDAVMIDDENSVISARDDSRIADLLDTKVGLVGTRLLTSGGRELGKIADVYFEPTSGKVVGYEATGGLFSDLSSGRTFVPAPESISIGDNAAIVPESVAAAMEEQEAGGLQGAFSNVSDNVKQSYENLSTATKSRQKEFVIGKQAGSEVATEEGLVIVQKGETITTAQADHAEELGLLGSLVGAATGGSMQAAYSSAASNVQGRVDDLSDASQESQMQYVIGKTAGNDVVAGGTPTEGAALSTVIVSKGQVITEQQAESAREHGVLGQLVAAATSGSMQTVYSSASSNLQSRVEDLSSASRERQVEYVLGKVAGSDVHGDDDTVIVLKGQTITPMAVQSAESKNALGSLVASATAGNLQGGMQRLSGSYVRGQTAESAPVTGAPIVGAPAASALGRRVRRDVYGPNRTLIAAQGQIVTQGVLERARELHREDDLLDATGVAQASATESGGPAIGEQLSAGLSNVSAGATGLFDRAKQWLGETRENAGEAVEQRQNDAEVQKVRDALGRPVTRVILDPQDNIILNIGEIITNKAVAAARQADILDMLLDSVSKEEVRINPLDVRPHETGTAALAGVDDVNLQKKPQS, encoded by the coding sequence ATGATTAAAGGTAAAGACTTGGTCGGACGCAGTGTGGTTTCTTTAAGCAGCGGGCATCAGATCGATAAAGTGCACGACTTGGTGTTCGACCATGATGCCAATCAAATCCTGGCGCTGCTGGTCGATGAGGGCGGCTGGTTCAGGGCCGCCAAAGTGGTGCCGTTTGAGGCGGTTCGCAGCATCGGTGAAGACGCCGTGATGATTGACGACGAAAACAGCGTCATCAGCGCCCGCGACGACTCACGCATCGCCGATTTGCTCGACACCAAAGTGGGCCTCGTCGGCACGCGGCTCCTGACCAGCGGAGGCCGCGAACTCGGCAAAATCGCCGACGTGTACTTTGAGCCGACCAGCGGCAAAGTGGTGGGCTACGAAGCGACGGGCGGTTTGTTTTCTGATTTGTCGAGTGGCCGCACCTTCGTGCCTGCGCCGGAAAGCATCAGCATTGGAGACAACGCTGCGATTGTGCCGGAGTCGGTGGCCGCCGCAATGGAAGAACAGGAAGCGGGCGGGCTGCAAGGGGCGTTTAGCAACGTCAGCGACAACGTCAAGCAGAGTTACGAGAATTTGTCGACGGCCACCAAGTCGCGTCAAAAAGAATTCGTGATTGGTAAGCAGGCCGGAAGCGAGGTGGCCACCGAGGAAGGTTTGGTCATCGTCCAGAAGGGTGAAACCATCACCACCGCGCAGGCCGACCACGCCGAGGAGCTGGGCCTGCTCGGTTCACTGGTGGGTGCAGCGACCGGCGGCAGTATGCAGGCGGCTTACAGCAGCGCGGCCAGCAACGTGCAGGGCCGAGTGGACGACTTGAGCGACGCCTCGCAGGAAAGCCAGATGCAGTACGTGATCGGCAAAACGGCGGGCAACGACGTGGTGGCCGGAGGAACGCCGACAGAAGGTGCGGCGCTCAGCACCGTCATTGTCAGCAAAGGTCAAGTCATCACCGAGCAGCAAGCTGAGAGTGCCCGCGAGCACGGCGTTCTTGGCCAATTGGTCGCGGCGGCCACCAGTGGGAGTATGCAAACGGTTTACAGCAGCGCGTCGAGCAACTTGCAAAGCCGCGTCGAGGACTTGAGCAGCGCCAGCCGTGAGCGCCAAGTGGAATATGTGCTGGGCAAAGTGGCCGGAAGCGACGTTCACGGCGACGACGACACGGTGATCGTTTTGAAGGGCCAGACCATCACGCCGATGGCGGTGCAGAGCGCCGAGAGCAAAAACGCGCTGGGCAGCTTGGTGGCCTCGGCTACAGCGGGCAACCTGCAAGGCGGTATGCAGCGCCTGAGCGGCTCTTACGTGAGAGGCCAGACGGCAGAGAGCGCCCCAGTAACAGGCGCTCCCATTGTTGGTGCTCCAGCGGCAAGCGCTTTGGGCCGCCGCGTTCGCCGCGATGTCTACGGCCCCAACCGCACCCTGATCGCCGCACAGGGCCAGATCGTGACTCAGGGCGTGCTGGAACGTGCCCGTGAACTGCACCGCGAAGACGATTTACTCGACGCCACCGGCGTTGCCCAGGCCAGCGCCACCGAGAGCGGCGGGCCTGCCATCGGCGAGCAGCTCTCGGCGGGCCTGAGTAACGTCAGCGCCGGAGCGACTGGTCTCTTTGACCGTGCCAAGCAGTGGCTGGGTGAAACCCGCGAGAACGCCGGAGAAGCCGTCGAGCAGCGCCAGAACGACGCCGAAGTCCAAAAAGTCCGTGACGCGTTGGGCCGTCCGGTGACGCGGGTCATCCTCGATCCGCAGGACAATATCATCCTCAATATCGGTGAGATCATCACCAACAAAGCAGTAGCCGCCGCCCGCCAAGCCGACATTCTAGACATGCTGCTGGACAGTGTCAGCAAAGAAGAAGTGCGGATCAACCCGCTGGACGTGCGCCCCCACGAAACCGGCACTGCCGCCTTGGCAGGTGTGGATGATGTGAACTTGCAAAAGAAGCCGCAGTCGTAA
- a CDS encoding DNA repair protein RecN, which translates to MSRAKLLGVPSRSPAPAHLTRLEIRNLATIATLALELRGGFSVFTGETGAGKSIIVDALGLLLGSRSNPDLIRSGADDLLVTGFWGEDVVSRKLTHQGRSSARVDGEVVALRELAEVSQARLTIHWQHSAQSLLSAGNQRALLDSLLLDELGHYHAAYRAWQNAAGHFERLQASERERARQLDLLRFQTQELSEAGLKEGEEEPLRAELVRLSNFESIAAGASEALELLSDGEISAAGLVSQAIRSLNAPARYDEASAQLQAELASALESVQAVVSELRSVAEDRAPDPEALAQLESRLSLIGKLQAKYGPSSQDVLNFQVEAERELAALESDEQSAGTLEAEVRALRQIAEQAGLRLRTVRQKAAAPLSEQLLNVIRQLGMPHARLEFELRPLAVPGPHGSDDVSIRFSANPGEGLGELADTASGGELSRVMLAISTVLGASTPSVVFDEVDAGIGGSAARAVADQLSHLASARQVLVVTHLAQIAARADWHFKVEKDIEAGRTISRVRLLSGEERLEEIARMLSGASSEAALLHARELLAGPKRIPEPKKRGAKALS; encoded by the coding sequence ATGTCCCGCGCTAAACTGCTGGGCGTGCCTTCCCGCTCGCCCGCCCCCGCGCATTTAACCCGCTTGGAGATTCGCAACCTCGCCACCATCGCTACGCTGGCGCTGGAACTGCGCGGCGGGTTTTCGGTGTTTACCGGCGAAACCGGCGCGGGCAAAAGCATCATCGTGGACGCGCTGGGCCTGCTGCTCGGCTCGCGCAGCAACCCCGATTTGATTCGCAGCGGCGCGGATGATCTGCTGGTCACCGGCTTTTGGGGCGAGGACGTGGTGTCGCGCAAACTCACTCACCAGGGCCGCAGCAGCGCCCGTGTGGACGGTGAGGTGGTGGCCCTGCGCGAGTTGGCAGAGGTCTCGCAGGCCCGCCTGACCATTCACTGGCAGCACAGCGCCCAGAGCCTGCTGAGCGCGGGCAACCAACGCGCCCTGCTCGACAGCTTGCTGTTAGATGAACTCGGTCACTACCACGCCGCGTACAGGGCGTGGCAAAACGCCGCCGGACACTTCGAGCGCCTGCAAGCCTCCGAGCGGGAGCGGGCCAGACAACTCGATCTGCTGCGCTTCCAAACTCAGGAACTTAGCGAGGCGGGCCTGAAAGAAGGTGAGGAAGAACCGCTGCGGGCCGAACTTGTACGTCTGTCGAATTTTGAATCCATCGCGGCGGGCGCGTCGGAAGCCCTTGAACTGCTCAGTGACGGTGAAATCAGCGCGGCGGGCCTTGTGTCGCAGGCGATCCGGTCGCTGAATGCTCCGGCCCGTTACGACGAGGCCAGCGCCCAGCTTCAAGCCGAACTCGCCAGCGCTTTAGAGAGTGTGCAGGCGGTGGTCAGCGAACTCAGGAGTGTGGCCGAAGACCGCGCTCCCGACCCTGAAGCGCTGGCCCAACTCGAAAGCCGCCTGAGCCTGATCGGCAAGTTGCAGGCCAAATACGGCCCCAGCAGCCAAGACGTGCTGAACTTTCAAGTCGAAGCCGAGCGCGAACTCGCCGCACTGGAGAGCGACGAGCAGAGTGCCGGAACGCTGGAAGCGGAAGTGAGAGCCCTGCGCCAGATCGCCGAACAAGCCGGACTGCGCCTGCGCACTGTTCGCCAAAAAGCCGCCGCGCCGCTGTCCGAGCAGCTGCTCAATGTCATTCGCCAACTCGGAATGCCGCACGCCCGCCTTGAATTCGAGTTGCGCCCGCTGGCCGTGCCGGGGCCGCACGGCTCAGACGATGTGAGCATCCGCTTCAGTGCCAACCCCGGCGAGGGCTTGGGCGAGCTGGCCGACACCGCTTCGGGCGGTGAACTCTCCCGCGTGATGCTGGCCATCAGCACGGTGCTGGGAGCCAGCACGCCCAGCGTGGTCTTTGATGAAGTGGACGCGGGCATCGGCGGCTCGGCGGCGCGGGCGGTGGCCGATCAACTCTCGCACTTGGCGTCGGCGCGGCAAGTTCTGGTGGTCACGCACCTCGCTCAAATTGCCGCCCGCGCCGACTGGCATTTCAAAGTCGAAAAAGACATTGAAGCGGGCCGCACCATCAGCCGAGTGCGCCTGCTTTCGGGCGAGGAGCGCTTAGAAGAGATTGCCCGAATGCTCAGCGGCGCGTCGTCCGAAGCCGCCCTCTTACACGCCCGCGAGTTGCTGGCGGGTCCGAAGCGTATACCTGAGCCGAAAAAGCGGGGAGCCAAAGCGCTGAGCTAG
- a CDS encoding protease complex subunit PrcB family protein, whose product MKNSTGLKLAAALLGTGLLAGCTMSGPSNISVHEVLLYGSSQDRLAWVYGNLSGGQGSLSIDGKALALRPQTAGDLATPGSLNVGGANVYKGRTRSLLPPESVVQQGTANAYTISATQDIDATYLVSGGTWYQLSGALAAGSSVQASAQTVSGLVGAGQLTGSEAAVLSGVLAKQGVLVVTVLPAGALPDAALKVEPAPTETKRTGLYLQPLSVATATSTTTTTTGGNVSSIPATSSTVGFREVASGNNAQASSVSVVLANSQSALDALWNTAYARQVPVPPTPIIVSQTAVGIFLGSRPTGGYGLTVQSVRASGSALEITVNLRSPGSGTITTQSITSPWTIVSVQGLYRTVTVRDQNGQLLIP is encoded by the coding sequence ATGAAGAATTCAACTGGACTCAAATTGGCCGCCGCGCTGCTTGGCACTGGGCTGCTGGCGGGCTGCACCATGTCGGGGCCGAGCAATATCAGCGTCCATGAAGTGCTGCTGTACGGCTCCTCGCAAGACCGCCTCGCCTGGGTCTACGGCAACTTGTCGGGCGGTCAGGGCAGCCTCAGCATTGACGGCAAGGCGCTGGCCCTGCGCCCGCAGACCGCTGGAGATTTGGCGACGCCTGGCAGCTTGAATGTGGGCGGCGCGAACGTCTACAAGGGCCGCACCCGCAGCTTGTTGCCGCCTGAGAGCGTGGTGCAGCAGGGCACGGCCAATGCCTACACCATCAGCGCCACGCAAGACATCGACGCCACTTACCTCGTCAGTGGCGGCACGTGGTATCAGCTCAGCGGCGCACTGGCGGCGGGCAGCAGCGTGCAGGCCAGCGCCCAAACCGTGAGCGGCTTGGTGGGCGCGGGCCAACTGACTGGCAGCGAGGCTGCCGTCCTGAGCGGCGTGTTGGCTAAGCAAGGCGTTTTGGTGGTCACGGTGTTGCCCGCTGGCGCTTTGCCTGACGCGGCGCTGAAAGTCGAGCCTGCACCCACTGAAACCAAGCGCACCGGCCTTTACTTGCAGCCGCTCTCGGTGGCCACCGCCACGTCGACGACCACCACGACCACTGGAGGCAATGTGAGCAGCATCCCAGCCACGAGCAGCACGGTGGGCTTCCGTGAAGTGGCCAGCGGCAACAACGCTCAGGCCAGCAGCGTCAGCGTGGTGTTGGCCAACAGCCAGAGCGCCCTAGATGCTCTGTGGAACACGGCCTACGCCCGCCAAGTTCCCGTTCCGCCAACGCCGATTATCGTCAGCCAAACCGCAGTGGGGATTTTCCTCGGCAGCCGCCCGACCGGGGGCTACGGCCTGACGGTGCAGTCGGTGCGGGCCAGCGGCTCGGCCTTAGAGATCACTGTCAATCTGCGCTCTCCCGGTTCCGGCACCATCACCACCCAGTCCATCACCAGTCCCTGGACCATCGTCTCGGTGCAGGGCCTCTACCGCACAGTGACGGTGCGCGACCAGAACGGGCAGTTGCTGATTCCCTAG
- a CDS encoding DsbA family protein, with protein sequence MTRLNGGNSNNRIFLVVGTLVALLLIGITVWAVQRGQTSTPTSAGTKTFDLKGQPFIGKEDAPVTLVTFEDFKCPNCKNFEETIFPTIKSKYIDTGKAKLYKINFPFLGDRLTPNDSVLAAEAAECAYDQTGNEGYEGMSTIIFRAQGDESQVWATKEKLEELAGSVDGLDMAKFKTCLDTDATKARVEADKKQATDAGVNATPSVFVNGVLTTDFSAETIGKAIDAAAK encoded by the coding sequence ATGACCAGACTCAACGGCGGCAACTCCAACAACCGTATTTTTTTAGTCGTCGGCACTCTGGTGGCGCTGCTCCTGATCGGCATCACCGTTTGGGCGGTGCAGCGCGGACAAACCAGCACGCCGACCAGCGCCGGAACCAAGACCTTTGATTTGAAGGGCCAGCCGTTTATCGGTAAAGAGGACGCGCCGGTGACCTTGGTGACGTTTGAAGATTTCAAGTGCCCCAACTGTAAGAACTTTGAGGAGACCATCTTCCCCACCATCAAGTCCAAGTACATTGATACTGGAAAAGCCAAACTCTATAAAATCAACTTTCCGTTTTTGGGTGACCGGCTAACCCCCAATGACTCGGTGCTGGCGGCTGAAGCGGCGGAATGCGCGTACGACCAGACCGGCAACGAGGGCTATGAAGGCATGTCCACCATCATCTTCCGCGCTCAGGGTGATGAAAGCCAGGTTTGGGCCACCAAAGAGAAACTCGAGGAGTTGGCGGGCAGCGTGGACGGCCTCGACATGGCCAAGTTCAAGACCTGCTTGGACACCGACGCCACCAAGGCCCGCGTGGAAGCCGACAAAAAGCAGGCCACCGATGCCGGCGTCAATGCCACCCCCAGCGTGTTCGTCAACGGCGTTTTGACCACTGATTTCAGCGCAGAGACGATTGGCAAGGCGATTGACGCCGCCGCCAAATAA
- a CDS encoding disulfide bond formation protein B, translating into MTRDNRLYLAWVVALIATLGSLYFSEIRSFVPCILCWFQRIFMYPLAIILGVAALRGDFSVRVYALSLAAVGWLIALYQNLEVWGVVQTLKACTVGPIGTGCDAKWPIFGAGLSGVSNIITIPVLSLTAFTLIIGLLSWPRHKVEQVRV; encoded by the coding sequence ATGACCCGCGATAACCGGTTGTATCTGGCGTGGGTTGTGGCCCTGATCGCTACACTGGGCAGCTTGTACTTCTCCGAGATTCGCTCGTTCGTGCCATGCATCCTGTGTTGGTTCCAACGGATTTTCATGTACCCGCTGGCGATCATCTTGGGTGTGGCGGCCCTGCGCGGCGATTTCAGCGTACGGGTTTACGCACTCAGTTTGGCCGCCGTCGGCTGGCTGATTGCCCTTTACCAAAACTTGGAGGTCTGGGGCGTGGTGCAAACGCTCAAGGCCTGCACGGTCGGCCCTATCGGCACCGGCTGCGACGCCAAGTGGCCGATCTTCGGCGCAGGACTCAGCGGCGTGTCCAACATCATTACTATTCCGGTGCTAAGCCTCACGGCCTTCACACTGATTATTGGTTTGCTGAGTTGGCCCCGTCATAAGGTCGAGCAGGTCCGAGTGTAA
- the infA gene encoding translation initiation factor IF-1, which yields MARRRAPDGRESKRKKEDADTVRAEGVVEEALPNTTFRVKLDTGHDLLAYISGKMRIHYIRILPGDRVVLEISPYDTSRGRIVYRR from the coding sequence GTGGCGAGAAGAAGAGCACCAGACGGACGTGAATCCAAACGCAAGAAGGAAGACGCCGATACCGTTCGCGCCGAAGGCGTAGTGGAAGAAGCGCTGCCCAACACCACCTTCCGCGTGAAGTTGGACACTGGGCATGATCTCTTGGCGTATATCAGCGGCAAGATGCGAATTCACTACATTCGTATTTTGCCCGGAGACCGCGTGGTTCTGGAGATCTCGCCTTACGACACTTCACGCGGGCGCATCGTCTACCGCCGCTAA
- the rpmJ gene encoding 50S ribosomal protein L36 — translation MKVRSSVKKMCDKCKVIRRHGRVIVICENVKHKQRQG, via the coding sequence ATGAAGGTTCGCAGCAGTGTGAAGAAAATGTGCGACAAATGCAAAGTCATTCGTCGTCATGGTCGCGTGATCGTGATTTGCGAAAACGTGAAGCATAAGCAGAGGCAAGGTTAA
- the rpsM gene encoding 30S ribosomal protein S13, which translates to MARIAGVDLPREKRIQIGLRYIYGIGPTRADQVLATTGISPDTRVKNLTEAETTQLRDAIEKVYKVEGDLRSEVGQNIKRLMDIGAYRGLRHRRGLPVRGQRTKTNARTRKGPRKTVAGKKKAARK; encoded by the coding sequence ATGGCCCGTATTGCCGGCGTTGACTTACCCCGCGAGAAGCGCATCCAAATTGGCCTGCGCTATATCTACGGCATCGGGCCAACCCGTGCCGATCAGGTTCTGGCGACCACGGGTATCAGCCCCGATACCCGCGTCAAGAACTTGACCGAAGCCGAAACCACCCAGCTGCGCGACGCCATCGAGAAAGTCTACAAAGTCGAAGGCGACCTGCGCAGCGAAGTGGGACAGAACATCAAGCGTTTGATGGACATCGGCGCTTACCGTGGTTTGCGTCACCGCCGTGGTTTGCCGGTGCGTGGTCAGCGTACCAAGACCAACGCCCGCACCCGCAAGGGGCCGCGCAAGACTGTGGCTGGCAAGAAAAAGGCCGCGAGGAAGTAA
- the rpsK gene encoding 30S ribosomal protein S11, which produces MAKTTKRAPRAKRRNISAGRAYIHASYNNTIVTITDVEGNSVAWSSGGTIGYKGSKKGTPYAAQLAAADAVKKAQGFGMNIVDVVVRGSGSGREQAIRAIQASGIEVKSIMDDTPVPHNGCRPKKKHRA; this is translated from the coding sequence ATGGCCAAGACCACCAAAAGAGCGCCCCGCGCCAAGCGCCGCAATATCAGCGCGGGCCGCGCCTATATCCACGCCAGCTACAACAACACCATCGTCACCATCACCGACGTCGAGGGCAATTCTGTGGCCTGGTCGTCGGGCGGCACCATCGGCTATAAAGGCAGCAAGAAGGGCACGCCCTACGCGGCCCAACTCGCCGCCGCCGACGCCGTGAAAAAAGCCCAAGGCTTCGGCATGAATATCGTCGACGTGGTCGTTCGTGGTTCGGGTTCGGGCCGCGAGCAAGCCATCCGTGCTATTCAGGCCTCAGGTATCGAAGTCAAGTCCATCATGGACGACACTCCTGTGCCGCACAACGGCTGCCGTCCCAAGAAGAAGCACCGCGCCTAA
- the rpsD gene encoding 30S ribosomal protein S4, which translates to MGRFRGSITKQSRREGINLAETEKVQKYLDKRPYAPGQHGQRRKGRPSDYSVRLREKQKLSRLYGMGEKQFRNLFEEASNVPGVTGTVFLQLLERRLDNVVFRMGFASTRRQARQFVGHGHILVNGKKVDIASYRVKIGDQVSVFDKSRQMGFVQENMDAMKRRRVSPWIEMNPETFTGTFSRLPAREDLALPINENFIIEYYSR; encoded by the coding sequence ATGGGTCGTTTCCGTGGTTCCATCACCAAACAAAGCCGCCGCGAAGGGATTAACCTTGCGGAGACTGAGAAAGTCCAAAAGTATCTCGACAAGCGCCCCTACGCGCCGGGTCAGCACGGGCAGCGCCGCAAGGGCCGCCCCAGCGACTACAGCGTGCGTCTGCGCGAAAAGCAAAAGCTCTCGCGCCTCTACGGCATGGGCGAAAAGCAGTTTCGCAACCTCTTTGAAGAAGCGTCCAACGTTCCCGGCGTGACCGGCACGGTGTTCTTGCAACTCCTCGAGCGCCGCCTCGATAACGTGGTGTTCCGGATGGGCTTTGCCAGCACCCGCCGTCAGGCCCGTCAATTTGTGGGACACGGCCATATTTTGGTCAACGGCAAAAAAGTCGACATCGCCTCTTACCGCGTCAAAATCGGCGACCAAGTCAGCGTTTTTGATAAGAGCCGCCAAATGGGCTTTGTCCAGGAAAATATGGACGCCATGAAGCGCCGCCGGGTCAGCCCCTGGATCGAGATGAACCCGGAGACCTTTACTGGCACCTTTTCACGTCTGCCTGCCCGCGAAGATCTGGCGTTGCCGATCAACGAGAACTTCATCATCGAATACTACTCGCGTTAA
- a CDS encoding DNA-directed RNA polymerase subunit alpha: MDQKRPQLKARVEGDYGEFTLEPLRRGYGVTVGNPLRRILLSSIPGSAVTSVYIEDVLHEFSTIPGVKEDVIRIILNLKELVVRFHAPGPKTLTLRAGGQGVVKASAFEVPSDAEIVNPDLVIATLAEDGKLVMEVRVEEGEGYVPADKHSTKDRINSIPVDAVFTPVRRVAYHVENTRVGQQTDLDRLILRVWTDGSTSPQDALDKAVDILRDELTVFGNVETMQAEVAPTPVLVPSAPAASYPVYDPAPTQAASISLGDYALGGEVSSPRVTLEGLGLTTRVLHSLKEEGIDSVDALCALSDRDLKKVPGIGERSLDEIKQQLAQFGLALKD; encoded by the coding sequence GTGGATCAAAAGCGTCCCCAGCTCAAAGCCCGTGTCGAAGGCGACTACGGCGAATTTACCTTGGAACCGCTGCGGCGGGGCTACGGCGTCACGGTGGGCAACCCCCTGCGCCGCATCCTGCTCAGCAGCATTCCGGGAAGCGCCGTGACCAGCGTCTACATCGAGGACGTGCTGCACGAATTTAGCACCATCCCCGGCGTCAAAGAAGACGTTATTCGCATCATTCTCAACCTCAAAGAACTGGTGGTGCGTTTCCATGCCCCCGGCCCCAAGACCCTGACGCTCCGCGCCGGTGGTCAAGGCGTCGTGAAAGCCAGCGCTTTCGAGGTGCCCTCCGACGCCGAAATCGTCAACCCAGATTTGGTGATTGCTACGCTCGCCGAAGACGGCAAATTGGTGATGGAAGTGCGCGTCGAAGAAGGCGAAGGCTACGTGCCCGCCGACAAGCACTCGACCAAAGACCGTATCAACTCCATTCCGGTGGACGCGGTGTTCACCCCGGTTCGCCGGGTGGCCTACCACGTGGAAAACACCCGCGTGGGTCAGCAGACCGATTTGGACCGCCTCATTTTGCGCGTCTGGACGGACGGCTCGACCAGCCCCCAAGACGCCTTAGATAAAGCCGTGGACATTCTCCGCGACGAGTTGACGGTGTTCGGCAACGTGGAAACCATGCAGGCTGAAGTCGCTCCGACTCCGGTACTGGTGCCTTCCGCGCCTGCCGCCAGCTACCCAGTCTATGATCCGGCTCCCACCCAAGCGGCTTCGATCAGCCTTGGCGACTACGCACTGGGCGGTGAAGTCAGCAGCCCCCGCGTCACCTTGGAGGGCCTCGGCCTGACCACCCGCGTGCTGCACTCGCTCAAGGAAGAAGGCATCGACTCGGTGGACGCCCTGTGCGCCCTCTCTGACCGTGACCTCAAAAAGGTCCCGGGTATCGGTGAGCGCAGTCTAGACGAAATCAAGCAGCAACTGGCCCAATTCGGGCTGGCTCTCAAAGACTAA